A portion of the Pseudomonas protegens CHA0 genome contains these proteins:
- a CDS encoding glycine zipper 2TM domain-containing protein produces the protein MRKSVLLVASFTTMAMLLGGCASNLTGDSYSRDEARRVQTVRMGTIESLRPVKIEGTKTPIGGAAGAVIGGVGGSAIGGGRGSIVTAVIGAVAGGLLGSATEEGLTRTQGVEITVREDDGSMRAYVQQVQENEVFRVGDRVRIMTVNGTSRVTR, from the coding sequence ATGCGTAAGTCTGTTTTGCTGGTTGCATCCTTCACCACGATGGCAATGTTGCTCGGTGGCTGTGCCTCCAACCTGACCGGTGACTCCTATTCCCGTGATGAAGCGCGTCGTGTGCAAACCGTGCGCATGGGCACCATCGAATCCCTGCGTCCGGTGAAAATCGAAGGCACCAAGACCCCGATCGGCGGCGCTGCAGGTGCTGTGATCGGCGGCGTTGGCGGCAGCGCCATCGGCGGCGGCCGTGGCAGCATCGTCACCGCAGTCATCGGTGCAGTTGCCGGCGGCCTGCTGGGCTCGGCCACTGAAGAAGGCCTGACCCGTACCCAGGGCGTTGAAATCACCGTGCGTGAAGACGACGGCAGCATGCGTGCCTATGTGCAGCAGGTTCAGGAAAACGAAGTGTTCCGCGTGGGCGACCGCGTGCGCATCATGACGGTCAACGGTACCAGCCGCGTTACCCGCTGA
- the nhaA gene encoding Na+/H+ antiporter NhaA produces MPLRSTFTRFFAMEAASGLLLIAAAILALIINNSPLSWLYNGLLETPVVAQVGALKIAKPLLLWINDGLMALFFLLIGLEVKREVLEGQLAKPSQIVLPGAAAIGGMLVPALIYWFLNRDNPPALNGWAIPTATDIAFALGVLALLGKRVPTSLKLFLMTLAIIDDLGAIVIIAIFYSGTLSTLSLMLAGACIAALVAMNRMGVVKLGPYMIIGLILWVCVLKSGVHATLAGVTLAFCIPLRTRNAEPSPLKALEHALHPWVSFGILPLFAFANAGLSLSGVTLESFTHHVPMGIAVGLLLGKTIGVFGLTWMAVKTGIAALPSGANWGQVLGVAILCGIGFTMSLFVGSLAFEPGSSDYAGMDRMGILTGSLFAALIGYAVTAAASRRNNTLAS; encoded by the coding sequence TTGCCTCTGCGTAGCACTTTCACTCGTTTCTTTGCCATGGAAGCTGCCAGCGGTCTGTTATTGATCGCCGCAGCCATCCTGGCCCTGATTATCAACAACTCCCCCCTGTCCTGGCTGTACAACGGCCTGCTGGAAACCCCGGTGGTGGCCCAGGTTGGCGCCCTGAAGATCGCCAAGCCGCTGCTGCTGTGGATCAACGATGGCCTGATGGCACTGTTCTTCCTGCTGATAGGCCTGGAGGTCAAGCGCGAAGTGCTGGAGGGGCAGTTGGCCAAGCCGTCGCAGATCGTCCTACCCGGCGCAGCGGCCATCGGCGGCATGCTGGTGCCGGCGCTGATCTACTGGTTCCTCAACCGTGACAACCCGCCCGCCCTCAATGGCTGGGCGATTCCCACCGCCACCGACATCGCCTTCGCCCTCGGGGTGCTGGCCTTGCTGGGCAAGCGGGTGCCGACCTCGCTGAAACTGTTCCTGATGACCCTGGCGATCATCGATGACCTGGGAGCGATCGTGATCATCGCGATCTTCTACTCCGGCACGCTGTCGACCCTGTCGCTGATGCTGGCTGGCGCCTGCATCGCCGCCCTGGTGGCGATGAACCGGATGGGCGTGGTCAAGCTCGGACCCTACATGATCATCGGCCTGATCCTCTGGGTCTGCGTGCTCAAGAGCGGAGTCCACGCGACCCTGGCCGGCGTGACCCTGGCCTTCTGCATACCCTTGCGCACCCGCAACGCCGAACCCTCGCCGCTCAAGGCGCTGGAACACGCCCTGCATCCCTGGGTGTCGTTCGGCATCCTGCCGCTGTTCGCCTTCGCCAATGCCGGGCTGTCGCTGAGCGGCGTGACACTTGAGAGCTTCACCCACCATGTCCCCATGGGGATCGCAGTCGGCCTGCTGCTGGGCAAGACCATCGGCGTCTTCGGCCTGACCTGGATGGCAGTGAAAACCGGTATCGCTGCCTTGCCGTCCGGGGCCAACTGGGGCCAGGTGCTCGGCGTGGCAATTCTGTGTGGTATCGGCTTCACCATGAGCCTGTTCGTCGGCTCCCTGGCCTTCGAGCCCGGCAGCAGCGATTACGCCGGCATGGACCGCATGGGCATCCTGACCGGTTCACTGTTTGCGGCCCTGATCGGTTACGCCGTCACCGCCGCTGCCAGCCGCAGAAACAACACCCTGGCGTCCTGA
- a CDS encoding PLP-dependent cysteine synthase family protein — translation MSDNRQWAREAIRIIEADFQRSADTHLIPLPLPGLPGIELYFKDESSHPTGSLKHRLARSLFLYALCNGWLKPGAPVIEASSGSTAISEAYFARLLGLPFIAVMPATTSQEKIAQIAFYGGKSHLVQDPTQIYAESERLARESGGHFMDQFTYAERATDWRANNNIAESIFQQLRFERYPEPSWLISSPGTGGTTATLGRYVRYRQHCTRVLCADAERSVFFDYYQSGDASLRLDCGSRIEGIGRPRVEASFLPKVIDAMVKVPDALSLAAMHYLAQRLGRRVGGSSGTNLIGALMAAQQMVAAGESGSIVAILCDGGERYATTYYDGQWLAEQGYELTVLIEAVAASVERGEALPASVLRAGI, via the coding sequence ATGAGCGACAATCGCCAGTGGGCCCGTGAGGCCATCCGTATCATCGAAGCCGACTTCCAGCGCAGCGCCGACACTCACCTGATCCCGCTGCCGTTGCCGGGCCTGCCGGGCATCGAGCTGTATTTCAAGGATGAATCCAGCCATCCCACCGGCAGCCTCAAGCATCGCCTGGCCCGCTCGCTGTTCCTCTATGCCCTGTGCAATGGCTGGCTCAAGCCCGGCGCGCCGGTGATCGAGGCCTCCAGTGGCTCCACGGCGATCTCCGAAGCCTATTTCGCCCGGCTGCTGGGGCTGCCGTTCATTGCCGTGATGCCGGCGACCACTTCCCAGGAGAAAATTGCCCAGATCGCCTTCTATGGCGGCAAGAGCCACCTGGTGCAGGACCCGACGCAGATCTACGCCGAGTCCGAGCGCCTGGCCCGGGAGAGCGGCGGCCATTTCATGGACCAGTTCACCTATGCCGAGCGCGCCACCGACTGGCGGGCTAACAACAACATCGCCGAGTCGATATTCCAGCAGTTGCGTTTCGAGCGGTACCCGGAGCCCAGCTGGCTGATTTCCAGCCCGGGCACGGGCGGTACCACCGCGACCCTGGGGCGCTACGTGCGCTATCGCCAGCACTGCACTCGGGTGCTGTGTGCCGACGCCGAGCGCTCGGTGTTCTTCGACTATTACCAGAGTGGCGACGCCAGCCTGCGCCTGGACTGCGGTTCGCGGATCGAGGGCATCGGCCGGCCGCGGGTCGAGGCTTCGTTCCTGCCCAAGGTGATCGATGCCATGGTCAAGGTGCCGGATGCCCTGTCCCTGGCGGCCATGCATTATCTGGCCCAGCGCCTGGGTCGTCGGGTTGGCGGCTCCAGCGGCACCAACCTGATCGGCGCGCTGATGGCCGCGCAGCAGATGGTTGCGGCCGGTGAGTCGGGGTCGATCGTGGCGATTCTGTGTGATGGGGGCGAGCGCTATGCAACCACCTACTACGATGGGCAGTGGCTGGCAGAGCAGGGTTATGAACTGACGGTGTTGATCGAGGCGGTAGCCGCCAGTGTCGAGCGTGGTGAGGCGCTACCTGCCAGCGTATTGCGCGCCGGTATCTGA
- a CDS encoding NAD(P)/FAD-dependent oxidoreductase, which translates to MLRITELKLPIDHPDEDLRAAIVQRLGIASDELLDFTLFKRSYDARKKSSELCFIYTIDLSVRDEAPLLLKFADDRNVNPAPDVSYKVVGQAPADLSQRPIVVGFGPCGIFAGLLLAQMGFKPIVLERGKEVRQRTKDTWGLWRKSVLNPESNVQFGEGGAGTFSDGKLYSQIKDPQHHGRKVLHEFVKAGAPDEILYVSKPHIGTFRLTGVVENMRQQIIALGGEVRFEQRVTDVLIEDGQLQGVELASGEQLHSRHVILALGHSARDTFRMLHSRGVYMEAKPFSVGFRIEHPQSLIDSARLGKYAGHPKLGAADYKLVHHAKNGRSVYSFCMCPGGTVVAATSEPNRVVTNGMSQYSRNERNANSGIVVGITPEVDYPGGPLAGIELQERLESHAFVLGGSNYQAPAQLVGDFIAGKPTTALGSVEPSYKPGVTLGDLALALPDFAIEAIREALPAFERQIKGYSLHDAVLTGIETRTSSPLRITRDASMQSLNVKGLYPAGEGAGYAGGILSAGVDGIRIAEAVARDILGIQA; encoded by the coding sequence ATGTTACGAATCACCGAACTCAAGTTGCCGATCGACCATCCCGATGAAGACCTGCGCGCCGCCATCGTGCAGCGCCTGGGGATCGCCAGCGATGAGCTGCTCGATTTCACCTTGTTCAAGCGCAGCTACGATGCGCGCAAGAAGTCTTCCGAGCTGTGCTTCATCTACACCATCGACCTCAGCGTGCGCGACGAAGCGCCGCTGCTGCTCAAGTTCGCCGACGACCGTAACGTCAACCCGGCGCCGGATGTCAGCTACAAGGTGGTGGGCCAGGCTCCGGCCGACCTCAGCCAGCGGCCGATCGTGGTGGGCTTCGGCCCCTGCGGGATCTTCGCCGGCCTCTTGCTGGCGCAGATGGGCTTCAAGCCGATCGTCCTCGAGCGTGGCAAGGAAGTGCGCCAGCGCACCAAGGACACCTGGGGCCTGTGGCGCAAGAGCGTGCTCAACCCCGAGTCCAACGTGCAATTTGGCGAAGGCGGCGCCGGGACCTTCTCCGACGGCAAGCTCTACAGCCAGATCAAGGACCCGCAGCACCACGGCCGCAAGGTGCTCCACGAGTTCGTCAAGGCCGGCGCTCCGGACGAGATCCTCTACGTCAGCAAGCCGCACATCGGCACCTTCCGCCTCACCGGCGTGGTCGAAAACATGCGCCAGCAGATCATCGCCCTGGGCGGTGAAGTGCGCTTCGAGCAGCGGGTTACCGACGTGCTGATCGAAGACGGTCAACTGCAAGGTGTGGAACTGGCCAGCGGCGAACAACTGCATTCGCGGCACGTGATCCTGGCCCTGGGCCACAGCGCCCGCGACACCTTCCGCATGCTCCACAGCCGCGGCGTGTACATGGAAGCCAAGCCGTTCTCGGTGGGCTTTCGTATCGAGCACCCGCAATCGCTGATCGACAGCGCGCGCCTGGGCAAGTACGCCGGCCACCCGAAACTCGGCGCCGCCGACTACAAGCTGGTGCACCACGCCAAGAACGGCCGTTCGGTCTACAGCTTCTGCATGTGCCCGGGCGGCACCGTGGTGGCGGCAACCTCCGAGCCGAACCGGGTGGTGACCAATGGCATGAGCCAGTACTCGCGCAACGAGCGCAACGCCAACTCCGGCATCGTCGTGGGCATCACCCCGGAAGTGGACTACCCGGGCGGCCCGCTGGCAGGCATCGAGTTGCAGGAACGCCTGGAGTCCCACGCCTTTGTCCTGGGTGGCAGTAACTACCAGGCCCCGGCGCAGCTGGTGGGCGACTTTATCGCCGGCAAGCCCACCACCGCCCTGGGCAGCGTCGAGCCGTCCTACAAGCCCGGCGTGACCCTGGGTGACCTGGCCCTGGCCTTGCCGGACTTTGCCATCGAGGCCATTCGTGAAGCCCTGCCGGCCTTCGAACGGCAGATCAAGGGCTATTCGCTGCATGACGCGGTGCTGACCGGTATCGAGACCCGCACCTCATCGCCGCTGCGCATTACCCGCGACGCCTCGATGCAGAGCTTGAATGTGAAGGGGCTGTACCCGGCCGGTGAAGGCGCCGGTTATGCCGGTGGGATTCTCTCCGCCGGGGTCGACGGGATTCGCATTGCCGAAGCCGTGGCCCGCGACATTCTCGGTATCCAGGCCTGA
- a CDS encoding COG3650 family protein yields the protein MRTARSLLCFALLPLFAGCQMLPMFNQQPQAPSMAGLTRMQGELSAADGKLLFKPCTEDRRYVVNDGGNTSVLQEAATLAEKQGKLFADLRGKFSASASSDGQLDLRQLYRVERSASACSDPNFQRLILRAGSKNPAWNVDVSAKGMMIERAGQPTLALPYLEEQLGDGRFNLTSEANHQRVELWVAPQRCVDPVTGSVQHLSAELRVDGQVQRGCGYFGGSRND from the coding sequence ATGCGCACCGCTCGTTCACTGCTTTGTTTCGCCCTGCTGCCGCTGTTTGCCGGCTGCCAGATGCTGCCGATGTTCAACCAACAGCCCCAGGCGCCGTCCATGGCCGGGTTGACCCGGATGCAGGGTGAACTCAGTGCCGCCGATGGCAAGCTGCTGTTCAAACCCTGCACCGAAGACCGCCGTTATGTGGTCAACGATGGCGGCAACACCAGTGTGCTGCAGGAAGCGGCAACCCTGGCCGAGAAGCAGGGCAAGCTGTTTGCCGACCTGCGGGGCAAGTTCTCCGCCAGTGCCAGCAGCGACGGCCAGCTGGACCTGCGCCAGCTGTACCGCGTCGAGCGCTCCGCCAGCGCCTGCAGCGATCCGAACTTCCAGCGCCTGATCCTGCGGGCCGGTAGCAAGAACCCGGCGTGGAACGTCGATGTCAGCGCCAAGGGCATGATGATCGAACGCGCCGGCCAGCCGACCCTGGCCCTGCCCTATCTGGAAGAACAGCTGGGGGATGGCCGTTTCAACCTCACCAGTGAAGCCAATCACCAGCGCGTGGAGCTGTGGGTGGCCCCGCAACGCTGCGTCGACCCCGTCACCGGCAGCGTTCAGCACCTGAGCGCAGAGCTTCGGGTGGACGGCCAGGTGCAGCGCGGCTGCGGCTATTTCGGCGGCTCGCGCAACGACTGA
- a CDS encoding short chain dehydrogenase, which translates to MKILLIGANGTIGSAVARELEQRHEVVRIGRTSGDFQVDISDSQSIRALFEKTGRFDALVCAAGNVTFAPLGEMTAEHFSLGLEDKLMGQVNLLLIGREYANDGASFTFTTGVLSHDPIRSGASAALVNGAIDSFVRAAAIELPRGLRVNSISPNVLLEAMGSYAPYFRGFKPVPAADVALAYAKSVEGLQTGQTYHVG; encoded by the coding sequence ATGAAGATTCTCTTGATCGGTGCCAATGGCACCATTGGTTCGGCGGTCGCGCGGGAGCTGGAACAACGTCACGAAGTGGTGCGCATCGGCCGTACCAGCGGTGATTTCCAGGTGGATATCAGCGACAGCCAGTCGATCCGCGCGCTGTTCGAAAAGACCGGGCGCTTCGATGCGCTGGTGTGCGCAGCCGGTAACGTGACCTTCGCGCCGCTGGGGGAAATGACTGCCGAGCACTTCAGCCTGGGCCTCGAGGACAAGCTGATGGGCCAGGTCAACCTGCTGCTGATCGGCCGCGAGTACGCCAACGACGGCGCCTCCTTCACCTTCACCACCGGCGTCCTGAGCCATGACCCGATCCGCAGCGGCGCCTCGGCCGCCCTGGTCAACGGCGCCATCGACAGCTTCGTGCGGGCCGCTGCCATCGAGCTGCCCCGGGGCCTGCGGGTCAACTCCATCAGCCCCAACGTGCTGCTGGAAGCCATGGGCAGCTACGCGCCCTACTTCCGCGGCTTCAAGCCGGTGCCGGCGGCCGACGTGGCCCTGGCCTACGCCAAGAGCGTGGAAGGCCTGCAGACCGGCCAGACCTACCACGTCGGTTGA